The Usitatibacter rugosus genome segment ATGACCGAGGCCTCGGCCTCGAACGCGTTCGTGGTGAAGGGCGGCACCGTGCTCGCCGCACCGCAGGACAATCTCATCCTGCTCGGCATCACCTACCAGCTGCTGGAGAAGCTCGCGAAGGACGGCACGCTCAAGCTGGAAGTGCGGCCGATCTCGCGCGCCGAGGTGCTGGCCGCCGACGAAGTGTGGCTCTCCTCGTCCACCAAGGAGGTGCTGGCGGTCACGACGCTGGACGGCAAGCCGGTTGGAAACGGCCAGCCCGGCCCCATGTTCCGCAAGATGCACGCCCTCTACCAGGACTACAAATCGCGACTGGGCCGCAAGGACGCCGTCGCCGCGTAGATGCCGACCGACACCCCGGACGACGACTTCGAGAAGCCCGAGATCGCTCGGGAGTCGCTGCTCACCTTCCCGACGGTGTTCCCCATGAAGATCATGGGGCGCCGTGAAGATGGGTTCGCCCAGGTCGTCTCCGAAGTGGTGCAGAAGCACGCGCCCGATTTCCACCCCTCCACGATCGAGATGCGCACGTCCAAGAACGGACGCTATATCTCCATCACCGTGGAGATCAACGCCAGGTCCCGCGAGCAGCTGGACGCCCTCTACTCGGAGCTCTCGAAGCATCCGATGGTGATGATGGTGCTGTGATCCGCGATCGCGGCCGGCTGGAGTACATGCCCGCCTGGCACGAG includes the following:
- a CDS encoding HP0495 family protein; translation: MPTDTPDDDFEKPEIARESLLTFPTVFPMKIMGRREDGFAQVVSEVVQKHAPDFHPSTIEMRTSKNGRYISITVEINARSREQLDALYSELSKHPMVMMVL